From the genome of Phragmitibacter flavus, one region includes:
- a CDS encoding metallophosphoesterase, producing the protein MTGDFITSSSRRVEELGEVLGGLKSKFGAFACLGNHDIWNQPHRVRVALERHGIRVLTNEHSRVRCADGEIVVAGLDSVWGGYPNWAKARRGLKGDDRVLMLMHEPDYAEILTKDASIVLQCSGHTHGGQVRVPGWGALILPRYGKRYQAGLYRVGPMQLHVNRGIGTVDQHVRFWCPPEIACLEVTNIGRF; encoded by the coding sequence ATGACGGGCGATTTCATCACCAGCTCGAGCCGACGTGTGGAAGAATTGGGTGAGGTGCTCGGTGGATTGAAATCGAAGTTCGGAGCCTTTGCCTGTTTGGGGAATCACGACATCTGGAACCAGCCTCATCGGGTAAGAGTGGCCTTGGAACGGCACGGGATTCGAGTGCTGACCAACGAGCATTCGCGGGTTCGATGTGCGGATGGGGAGATTGTCGTGGCTGGACTGGACAGTGTTTGGGGTGGCTATCCGAATTGGGCCAAAGCGCGGCGTGGTTTGAAGGGTGATGACCGGGTGTTGATGCTGATGCACGAGCCAGACTATGCGGAAATTCTGACGAAGGACGCTTCCATTGTGCTGCAATGCTCAGGTCACACCCATGGCGGGCAGGTGCGTGTGCCAGGATGGGGTGCGTTGATTTTACCGAGGTATGGGAAGCGTTATCAGGCCGGTCTGTATCGGGTCGGGCCGATGCAGTTGCACGTCAATCGTGGGATCGGCACGGTGGACCAGCACGTGCGATTTTGGTGTCCGCCGGAAATTGCCTGTTTGGAGGTGACGAACATCGGTCGTTTTTGA
- a CDS encoding PIN domain-containing protein: MMISVDANILLYSYSEASPFHGRASQFLESLSSREDVGISEFILTEFYLHLRNPAVLQKPLSSKEAASVVDSYRQHPNWRILGFPPRSRDLHTALWQMAAGSDFARRRIYGTRTALSLIAFGVTEFATANLKDFQGFGFKKLWNPCEPSSLPQKGSD, from the coding sequence ATGATGATTTCCGTGGACGCCAATATACTGCTTTACAGCTACTCGGAAGCCTCGCCGTTTCATGGGCGGGCCAGCCAGTTTTTGGAATCGCTTTCTTCTCGTGAGGATGTAGGGATCAGCGAATTCATCCTGACTGAATTTTACCTGCATTTGCGCAACCCGGCGGTCTTGCAGAAGCCCCTGTCCTCCAAGGAAGCAGCAAGCGTTGTTGACAGCTACCGGCAACACCCCAATTGGAGAATTCTTGGCTTCCCACCCAGAAGCCGTGATCTGCATACCGCGCTATGGCAAATGGCTGCTGGTTCTGATTTTGCCCGTCGTCGCATCTATGGCACGAGAACAGCACTCAGCTTGATTGCGTTCGGTGTCACTGAATTCGCTACGGCGAACCTGAAAGACTTTCAAGGATTCGGGTTCAAAAAGCTCTGGAATCCTTGCGAGCCATCTAGTTTGCCGCAGAAAGGTTCAGATTGA
- a CDS encoding prolyl oligopeptidase family serine peptidase, translating into MISSILNGLTVAILMGAGSVLAAAEQPWPQVLPPPAKSAISVEQKAELEKELAGVVAAFQSVKRHARAADADIFLKAVRYAIDFDEWYDKTPEDGMKKARKLLAEASTRIESIKKNETPWLGKPGRTVVGFYSNIDDSPQPYGVEIPEGLEWGAGKAQVPIWIWLHGRGDTATDLHFIASQMNGKAGEFKTKTAIIVHPFGRYCNGYKSAGETDVLECGRDALKRFNGDLNRVALMGFSMGGAGAWHMGAHFADQWAVVHAGAGFVDVERYQKLTPEKMPVAYEKTLWGTYDVPNYVRNFFNVPTLIAYSGEKDKQRDAAEYMNEVLSMEGFVLKHLIGPGMEHKYHPEVRDQITTMIEEAMVKGRDPLPQKVWLQSRSARYARMHWLQVLEVLKPWEEMRLEGEVEVDSGMLKVSTGNVQSFVIRPPWNTKSAGSRTVSVDGQEMEFTDESLFGEGGSGVYFLDRDEDGGWSLRGNDPADGVARKAGGTSIDDAFRGRFVIVLPDKPGRSPALDAWVKAESEHFIQRWRKLMRGDPLVVKASEVGSDLAEQENLILWGDDVSNACIAQRMKHLPMKWEGDQLMVGGASFEAASHVPVMIYPEMSKRAGPMVVINSGLTFREGHDRTNSLQNPKLPDWAVLNIAVAPNELRAGEVKAAGFFDARWKQD; encoded by the coding sequence ATGATTTCCTCGATTTTGAATGGTTTGACGGTTGCGATTTTGATGGGTGCCGGGTCGGTGCTGGCTGCGGCGGAGCAACCTTGGCCGCAGGTGTTGCCGCCACCGGCGAAGTCGGCCATTTCAGTGGAACAAAAGGCGGAGCTGGAAAAAGAACTGGCGGGAGTGGTGGCGGCTTTTCAATCGGTGAAAAGACATGCACGGGCGGCGGATGCGGACATTTTTTTGAAGGCGGTGCGCTATGCGATCGACTTCGATGAGTGGTATGACAAGACGCCGGAGGATGGGATGAAAAAGGCGCGCAAATTGCTGGCGGAGGCGTCGACGCGGATTGAGTCGATCAAGAAAAACGAGACACCGTGGTTGGGCAAGCCTGGGCGCACGGTGGTGGGGTTTTATTCGAATATCGATGATTCACCGCAGCCTTATGGCGTGGAGATTCCTGAAGGATTGGAATGGGGTGCTGGCAAGGCGCAAGTGCCAATCTGGATCTGGCTGCATGGTCGCGGCGATACGGCGACGGATTTGCATTTCATTGCGAGCCAGATGAACGGCAAAGCGGGGGAGTTCAAGACGAAGACCGCGATCATTGTGCATCCGTTTGGGCGCTATTGTAACGGATACAAATCGGCGGGGGAGACGGATGTGTTGGAGTGCGGGCGGGATGCGTTGAAGCGGTTCAATGGTGACTTAAACCGGGTGGCCTTGATGGGTTTCAGCATGGGCGGGGCGGGTGCCTGGCACATGGGGGCGCATTTCGCGGATCAGTGGGCGGTGGTGCATGCGGGGGCGGGGTTTGTGGATGTGGAGCGTTATCAAAAGCTGACCCCGGAAAAGATGCCGGTGGCTTATGAAAAGACGTTGTGGGGGACCTATGATGTGCCGAATTATGTGCGGAATTTTTTCAACGTGCCAACGCTGATTGCCTACAGTGGAGAGAAGGACAAACAGCGCGATGCGGCAGAGTATATGAATGAGGTGCTGTCGATGGAGGGCTTCGTTTTGAAGCATCTGATTGGGCCGGGCATGGAGCACAAGTATCATCCGGAAGTGCGCGATCAGATCACGACGATGATTGAAGAAGCGATGGTGAAGGGGCGTGATCCCCTGCCGCAAAAGGTGTGGTTGCAGTCGAGGTCAGCGCGGTATGCGCGGATGCATTGGTTGCAGGTGCTTGAGGTGCTGAAGCCTTGGGAGGAGATGCGGCTGGAAGGTGAGGTGGAGGTGGATTCGGGAATGCTGAAGGTGAGCACGGGCAATGTGCAGTCGTTTGTGATTCGTCCGCCATGGAATACAAAAAGCGCAGGTAGCAGAACGGTTTCGGTAGATGGACAGGAGATGGAGTTTACCGATGAGAGTTTGTTCGGAGAGGGCGGGAGTGGGGTGTATTTTCTGGACAGGGATGAGGATGGTGGGTGGTCACTGCGCGGGAATGATCCGGCAGACGGAGTGGCGCGGAAGGCGGGCGGGACGAGCATTGACGATGCCTTTCGGGGCAGATTTGTCATCGTGTTGCCTGACAAGCCGGGTCGGAGTCCGGCGTTGGATGCGTGGGTGAAAGCCGAGAGCGAACATTTTATCCAGCGCTGGCGCAAGCTGATGCGGGGCGATCCGTTGGTGGTGAAAGCGTCGGAAGTGGGCAGCGATCTTGCGGAACAGGAGAACCTCATTTTATGGGGCGATGATGTTTCGAATGCGTGCATTGCGCAGCGGATGAAACATCTGCCGATGAAGTGGGAGGGCGACCAGTTGATGGTTGGCGGTGCTTCGTTTGAGGCAGCTTCGCATGTGCCGGTGATGATTTATCCGGAGATGTCCAAGCGCGCGGGACCGATGGTGGTGATCAATTCAGGACTGACGTTTCGCGAGGGGCATGATCGCACGAATTCGTTGCAGAATCCGAAGCTGCCGGACTGGGCGGTGTTGAACATCGCGGTTGCTCCGAATGAGTTGCGGGCCGGTGAGGTGAAGGCGGCGGGATTCTTTGATGCTCGCTGGAAGCAGGATTAG
- a CDS encoding L,D-transpeptidase family protein, which translates to MIALQTFAQVPDNARQLITATAPSWDSHRAVLRCWERSGPNAPWQPAVANNSGWPVLLGRKGMAWGRGVFTPTRPDIPWKVENDGKAPAGIFELGRIYGEQPQLPQGSAWPYLQIGRWDAWVDNPKLREYNQHVRVNPNNVPPWFESQRMRLGDSAYKWLVEIRHNSNPIAAGYGSAIFFHVRRGPDRPSSGCTTMEVGNLERMIRWLRVDKQPYYVLLPQSEYDKLRQSWRLP; encoded by the coding sequence GTGATCGCGTTACAAACTTTCGCACAAGTCCCTGATAACGCCCGCCAGCTCATCACCGCCACCGCCCCGTCATGGGATTCTCACCGTGCCGTGCTGCGCTGCTGGGAGCGCAGCGGTCCCAATGCCCCATGGCAACCCGCCGTCGCCAACAACAGTGGCTGGCCGGTTTTGCTTGGTCGAAAAGGCATGGCCTGGGGCCGGGGCGTTTTCACCCCCACCCGACCCGACATTCCCTGGAAAGTGGAAAACGACGGCAAAGCTCCCGCCGGCATCTTCGAACTCGGCCGCATCTACGGCGAGCAACCCCAGCTTCCCCAAGGCTCCGCCTGGCCTTACTTGCAGATCGGTCGCTGGGACGCCTGGGTCGACAACCCCAAGCTTCGCGAATACAACCAGCATGTTCGCGTCAACCCCAACAACGTTCCGCCTTGGTTCGAATCGCAACGCATGCGACTCGGCGACAGCGCCTACAAATGGCTGGTCGAAATTCGCCACAACAGCAACCCCATCGCCGCCGGTTACGGCAGCGCCATCTTCTTCCATGTCCGTCGTGGACCCGACCGCCCCAGCTCCGGTTGCACCACCATGGAAGTCGGCAATCTGGAACGAATGATCCGCTGGCTACGCGTGGACAAGCAGCCCTACTACGTGCTGCTCCCTCAGAGCGAATACGACAAGCTCAGGCAAAGTTGGAGACTCCCCTGA
- a CDS encoding antitoxin codes for MTKTQIQVPEELFRDLKAFAKRREWSLAETFRRGAELLLEVYPADITPATKAWHPPKSKEVGWKGLNAEELRDIAFEDAEPRWS; via the coding sequence ATGACGAAGACTCAAATTCAAGTTCCTGAAGAACTTTTTCGAGATCTCAAGGCGTTCGCCAAGAGGCGCGAGTGGTCGCTTGCAGAAACTTTCAGGCGCGGTGCTGAACTACTACTGGAAGTTTACCCTGCTGATATCACGCCCGCGACCAAGGCTTGGCATCCTCCCAAATCAAAAGAGGTGGGCTGGAAAGGGTTGAACGCAGAAGAGTTGCGCGATATTGCCTTTGAGGACGCTGAACCTCGCTGGTCCTGA
- a CDS encoding PQQ-like beta-propeller repeat protein, translating to MRWHLLTAVGALFMGGDVGAEDWPEFRGPRADGHSQAVGLPVAWGPSKNVVWKSELPGKAWSSPIVVGERIYLTNAVTTDGDSAALEGDVSLRVLALNASDGAVLWDKEVFKLEKPQALGMHQKNSYASATPVFADGKIFAHFGHFGTVCLDESGGLLWKSTELAYAPVHGNGGCPVLVDGLLIFLADAGKAPFMAALDAATGEVRWKKSRVTDARRTFSFSTPLVIEVGGQKQVVCPGSNGVSALNPLDGSEIWRVNYEGYSVVPRPVFGHGMIFMSTGYDRAKALAIRVDGKGDVTDSHVAWEMTGRGAPLTPSMLLIGDEVYMVADNGLVTCADAMSGKVHWQERVARQTSASPLYADGKIYVQDESGGGYVLEAGKKFKLLGTNDLDDRSLASPAVVGNRLLIRTQQALWCLGEK from the coding sequence ATGCGATGGCATCTTTTGACGGCGGTCGGGGCACTCTTCATGGGGGGCGATGTGGGCGCGGAAGACTGGCCGGAGTTTCGTGGTCCGAGGGCGGACGGGCATTCGCAGGCCGTGGGTTTGCCGGTGGCCTGGGGGCCGTCAAAGAATGTGGTGTGGAAGTCGGAGTTGCCGGGCAAGGCTTGGTCGTCGCCGATTGTGGTGGGTGAGCGGATTTATCTGACCAATGCGGTCACTACTGATGGGGATTCGGCGGCATTGGAAGGGGATGTGTCATTACGGGTGCTGGCCTTGAATGCGTCGGATGGGGCGGTTTTGTGGGACAAGGAAGTGTTCAAGCTGGAGAAACCGCAGGCGTTGGGGATGCATCAAAAAAATAGTTATGCGAGTGCCACCCCGGTGTTTGCCGATGGCAAGATTTTTGCGCATTTCGGTCACTTTGGGACGGTGTGCCTTGATGAGAGTGGCGGGCTTTTGTGGAAGAGCACGGAACTGGCTTATGCGCCGGTTCATGGCAATGGCGGATGCCCGGTGTTGGTGGATGGATTGCTGATTTTTCTTGCGGACGCGGGCAAGGCTCCTTTCATGGCGGCATTGGACGCAGCGACGGGCGAGGTGCGTTGGAAAAAGTCGCGGGTCACGGACGCGAGGAGGACTTTTTCGTTCAGCACGCCGCTGGTGATTGAAGTGGGGGGGCAGAAGCAGGTGGTCTGTCCTGGAAGCAACGGCGTGAGTGCGTTGAATCCTTTGGACGGCAGCGAGATCTGGCGTGTGAACTACGAAGGGTATTCGGTGGTGCCGCGGCCGGTGTTTGGACACGGGATGATTTTCATGAGCACGGGGTATGACCGGGCGAAGGCTTTGGCGATTCGTGTGGATGGCAAAGGGGATGTGACGGATTCGCATGTCGCGTGGGAGATGACGGGCCGCGGCGCGCCGTTGACGCCTTCGATGTTGTTGATTGGCGATGAGGTTTACATGGTGGCCGACAACGGTCTGGTGACCTGTGCGGATGCGATGTCCGGGAAGGTGCATTGGCAGGAGCGTGTGGCTCGGCAGACTTCAGCTTCGCCGCTGTATGCCGATGGGAAAATTTATGTCCAGGACGAGTCAGGCGGCGGTTATGTCTTGGAGGCCGGGAAGAAGTTCAAGCTGCTCGGCACCAATGATCTTGATGATCGGTCGTTGGCGAGTCCGGCCGTGGTGGGGAATCGATTGTTGATCCGCACCCAGCAGGCGCTGTGGTGTTTGGGGGAGAAGTGA
- a CDS encoding peptide chain release factor family protein — MAAAPDDDALQARMTKLGVREEDLEESFVRGTGAGGQKINKTSSTVVLRHVVSGVEVRCQQQRSQSMNRLIARRELCDKLEQQREEARLAKRAVVEKKRRANRPRPRGVKERILKGKHIRSEVKRGRSSRGRDE, encoded by the coding sequence ATGGCTGCTGCCCCTGATGATGACGCCTTGCAGGCGAGGATGACCAAGCTGGGTGTTCGCGAAGAGGACCTTGAGGAGAGTTTTGTGCGCGGAACGGGAGCGGGCGGGCAGAAGATCAACAAAACGTCTTCGACGGTGGTGTTGCGTCATGTGGTTTCGGGCGTGGAAGTGCGGTGTCAGCAGCAGCGGTCGCAGAGCATGAACCGGTTGATTGCCCGTCGGGAATTGTGCGACAAACTGGAACAGCAGCGCGAGGAGGCCCGGCTCGCGAAGCGGGCGGTGGTCGAGAAAAAGCGGCGCGCTAACCGGCCCCGGCCGCGCGGGGTGAAGGAGCGGATTCTGAAGGGCAAGCATATCCGCTCTGAGGTGAAACGGGGGCGATCAAGTCGGGGGCGAGACGAATAA
- a CDS encoding GldG family protein produces MPHSSPASPPPTPKVGRFSIGLNVVLQLVLLLALFGIANYLSYRHFIRQDLSPNKDFTLSEYTHNYIKRLSKNVDLTLIYTRESPAMQEVRSLLESYRDIKKNRISTEEIDPVRDMERAEELKLKHNITLQGNGILIEANKRIKFIPEEDIIIRGLSGNRDNPSVDFRGEDAVTSTIINLLEGEAQRLYFITGKGEASGKGPELPFVALSAIGTLQNFEVAPLNLTEVTTIPDDANALVIVGPKYDFSETEIKMIETYWATERAALFILLDPNGQTPRLRQFISTHGVTPRPDRVLYAESTATGPRKEFSVNANFSADSPITQPLQTVTTTFSGQTQSLDVKTESPELRARQIEVLPLITANERFWGETRFLLDLPRVDPEDTQPPVHLGASIERGHVRDARLRVDSARMVIVSNALLLDPATRLDNHQTFVINSLNWMLSREKLIGIPSIRKQTFRLELTADQRTKIFWVTALVLPGSILALGFMIWNFRRA; encoded by the coding sequence ATGCCCCATTCTTCTCCCGCCTCTCCCCCTCCGACCCCTAAAGTTGGCCGCTTCAGCATCGGCCTCAACGTCGTGTTGCAACTCGTCCTGCTGCTCGCCCTCTTCGGCATCGCCAACTACCTCAGCTACCGCCATTTCATTCGCCAGGATCTCAGTCCCAACAAAGACTTCACCCTCAGCGAATACACCCACAACTACATCAAACGCCTCTCCAAAAACGTCGATCTCACCCTGATCTACACCCGCGAATCTCCGGCCATGCAGGAGGTCCGCAGCCTCCTCGAATCGTATCGCGACATCAAAAAGAACCGCATCTCCACCGAAGAAATCGATCCCGTCCGCGACATGGAACGCGCCGAGGAACTCAAGCTCAAACACAACATCACCCTGCAAGGCAACGGCATCCTGATCGAGGCCAACAAACGCATCAAATTCATCCCCGAAGAAGACATCATCATTCGCGGCCTCAGCGGCAATCGCGACAACCCCAGCGTCGACTTCCGCGGCGAAGACGCCGTCACCTCCACCATCATCAACCTCCTCGAAGGCGAAGCCCAGCGCCTCTACTTCATCACCGGCAAAGGTGAAGCCAGCGGCAAAGGACCTGAACTTCCCTTCGTCGCCCTCAGCGCCATTGGCACCCTGCAAAACTTCGAAGTCGCCCCCCTCAACCTCACCGAAGTCACCACCATTCCCGACGACGCCAACGCTCTGGTCATCGTCGGACCCAAATACGATTTTAGCGAAACCGAAATCAAAATGATCGAGACCTATTGGGCCACCGAACGCGCCGCCCTCTTCATCCTTCTCGATCCCAACGGCCAGACCCCGCGCCTCCGCCAGTTCATCAGCACCCACGGTGTCACGCCACGGCCCGACCGCGTCCTCTACGCCGAAAGCACCGCCACCGGTCCTCGCAAAGAATTCAGCGTCAACGCCAACTTCTCCGCCGACTCCCCCATCACCCAACCCCTTCAAACCGTTACCACCACCTTCAGCGGCCAGACCCAGTCCCTCGACGTCAAAACCGAATCCCCCGAACTCCGCGCCCGCCAGATCGAAGTCCTCCCCCTCATCACCGCCAACGAACGATTCTGGGGCGAAACCCGCTTCCTGCTCGACCTGCCACGCGTCGACCCCGAAGACACCCAACCTCCCGTGCACCTCGGTGCCAGCATCGAACGTGGCCACGTCCGTGATGCCCGGCTCCGCGTCGACAGCGCCCGCATGGTCATCGTCTCCAACGCCCTGCTCCTCGATCCCGCCACCCGGCTCGACAACCATCAGACCTTCGTCATCAACAGCCTGAACTGGATGCTCTCCCGCGAAAAACTCATCGGCATCCCCTCCATCCGCAAACAAACCTTCCGACTCGAACTCACCGCCGACCAACGCACCAAAATCTTCTGGGTCACCGCCCTCGTTCTCCCCGGCAGCATCCTCGCCCTCGGCTTCATGATCTGGAACTTCCGTCGCGCGTAG
- a CDS encoding peroxiredoxin-like family protein, with translation MKFPYLFALFGISLPFLATAQTLESQLQERSKAFAATADEGIKKDYADGIQAVRESGVVQGAIQVGDQAPDFSLKNPQGEVVQLSTLLKDGPVVLVWYRGGWCPACNLTLAALQKALPDIQATGAQLVALTPELPDKSLTTIEKRALQFPVLTDLNHEVAKRYKVAFNLTPEVAARYKAQFNLAEYNGTEAGDTILPLAATYIIDPSGVVQYAFLDADYRKRAEPSEIVTFLQKMKSATKTKSAD, from the coding sequence ATGAAATTCCCCTACCTCTTCGCCCTGTTTGGAATCAGCCTCCCCTTCCTCGCCACCGCCCAAACCCTGGAATCCCAATTGCAGGAACGTTCGAAAGCATTCGCGGCCACGGCGGACGAGGGAATCAAAAAGGACTATGCCGATGGAATCCAGGCCGTCAGAGAATCGGGCGTCGTGCAGGGTGCGATCCAGGTCGGTGATCAAGCCCCCGATTTCTCTCTGAAAAATCCGCAAGGCGAAGTCGTCCAACTATCCACTTTGCTGAAGGACGGACCCGTCGTGCTCGTGTGGTATCGGGGTGGCTGGTGCCCGGCCTGCAATCTCACCCTGGCCGCCCTTCAAAAAGCACTGCCGGACATCCAGGCAACGGGAGCACAACTGGTCGCGCTGACCCCGGAATTGCCAGACAAGTCATTGACCACCATAGAAAAGCGCGCCCTGCAGTTTCCCGTGTTGACCGATCTGAATCACGAAGTGGCCAAACGTTACAAGGTCGCCTTCAACCTCACTCCCGAAGTCGCGGCACGCTACAAAGCGCAGTTCAACCTGGCCGAATACAACGGCACGGAAGCAGGTGATACCATCCTGCCACTGGCCGCCACCTATATCATCGATCCCTCGGGCGTGGTTCAATACGCCTTCCTTGATGCCGACTATCGCAAACGTGCCGAACCCAGCGAGATCGTGACCTTCCTGCAAAAGATGAAAAGTGCGACCAAAACCAAATCAGCCGACTAA
- a CDS encoding DUF4340 domain-containing protein → MRLSTTLLLLVLVAGLLIFIIAVEHEAPGTQEKLERQIRPFSFQPDEAFQIEMNTGEDQITLQRTPSGWLIEQPIKDHANPDKIKTLLEAAANLEWLQTFQRKDLGRGDLSDSGLNDSAPLFTIKNDKGETLATLRLGAASAIEGAIYATSDPNPEPQSLHLTRSPLSNLLPINAAEWRDQRLLRVKADNVLSLSLDTATSAMEFERDPATRSWNLIKPLRTRASNERVNAILGAILNLESSPPQPNTPKPGDSTLAPLVIRITTTNDTKPKEITLQANADPTQPVRAEINDRPDHYQTTNKAHDLWRLQPNHLRDQQLARFDAASVLSLRIQSVNHGEVLMNKVSGEWMLKRFGKTEPANHERIAQLLDRLNIEQIREFISDSATNLEPYGLDKPFLEVSWDIAQTTTTLTFGSGADNQVFARYKDAPHVYRISPSLFTAIPPDITKWRSTKIINASVFAARRLIIAKGEAPALTLQYQADQSSWTGTLANNDITPKIDTAAANEYLQQLLNFTASDWSSDRRDAYIALKNPTLTLQLTLVQAGEDENNAKAQTLIFAPTQPGMDTAIYHGRLDGDPDTFLITRELYRQLTVPLIKE, encoded by the coding sequence ATGCGTCTGTCCACCACCCTTCTGCTTCTCGTCCTCGTCGCCGGGTTGTTGATCTTCATCATCGCTGTGGAACACGAAGCCCCCGGCACCCAGGAAAAACTCGAGCGCCAGATCCGCCCCTTCAGCTTCCAACCCGACGAAGCATTTCAAATCGAAATGAACACCGGCGAGGACCAAATCACCCTCCAGCGCACTCCCTCCGGATGGCTGATCGAGCAGCCCATCAAAGACCACGCCAACCCCGACAAAATCAAAACCCTCCTCGAAGCCGCCGCCAACCTCGAATGGCTTCAAACCTTCCAACGCAAAGACCTCGGTCGCGGCGATCTCAGCGACAGCGGCCTCAACGATTCTGCCCCACTCTTCACCATCAAAAACGACAAAGGTGAAACCCTCGCCACGCTTCGTCTCGGTGCCGCCTCCGCCATTGAAGGCGCCATCTACGCCACCTCCGACCCGAACCCCGAGCCCCAATCCCTGCACCTGACCCGCAGCCCCCTCAGCAACCTCCTCCCGATCAACGCCGCCGAATGGCGCGACCAACGACTCCTTCGTGTCAAAGCCGACAACGTCCTCTCCCTCTCGCTCGACACCGCGACCAGTGCCATGGAATTCGAGCGCGACCCGGCCACCCGCTCCTGGAACCTCATCAAACCTCTGCGCACCCGCGCCAGCAACGAACGCGTCAATGCCATCCTCGGTGCCATCCTCAATCTCGAGTCTTCTCCTCCGCAGCCCAACACCCCGAAACCCGGCGACTCCACCCTCGCCCCGCTCGTCATCCGCATCACCACCACCAACGATACCAAGCCGAAAGAAATCACCCTTCAGGCCAATGCCGATCCCACCCAGCCCGTTCGCGCTGAGATCAATGACCGACCCGACCACTACCAAACCACCAACAAAGCCCACGACCTCTGGCGTCTGCAACCCAACCACCTGCGCGACCAGCAGCTCGCCCGCTTCGACGCCGCCTCCGTCCTCAGCCTGCGCATCCAAAGCGTCAACCACGGCGAAGTCCTCATGAATAAAGTCAGCGGAGAGTGGATGCTCAAACGATTCGGCAAAACCGAGCCCGCCAATCACGAACGCATCGCCCAACTGCTCGACCGTTTGAACATCGAGCAAATCCGCGAGTTCATCAGCGACTCCGCCACCAACCTCGAACCCTACGGCCTCGACAAACCCTTTCTCGAAGTCTCCTGGGACATCGCCCAAACCACCACCACCCTCACCTTTGGCAGCGGAGCCGACAATCAGGTCTTCGCGCGCTACAAAGACGCCCCCCACGTCTATCGTATCAGTCCCAGCCTGTTCACCGCCATCCCGCCCGACATCACCAAATGGCGCAGCACCAAGATCATCAACGCCAGCGTCTTTGCCGCACGCCGACTCATCATCGCCAAAGGCGAAGCCCCCGCGCTCACCCTTCAATACCAGGCCGACCAATCGAGCTGGACGGGCACCCTCGCCAACAACGACATCACTCCAAAAATCGACACCGCCGCCGCCAACGAATACCTCCAGCAACTCCTCAACTTCACCGCCAGCGACTGGAGTTCGGATCGACGCGATGCCTATATCGCCCTCAAAAATCCCACTCTCACCTTGCAGCTCACCCTCGTTCAGGCTGGCGAAGATGAGAACAACGCCAAAGCCCAAACCCTCATCTTTGCACCCACCCAACCCGGCATGGACACCGCCATCTATCACGGTCGGCTCGACGGCGACCCGGATACCTTCCTCATCACCCGCGAACTTTATCGCCAGCTCACCGTTCCGCTGATCAAGGAATAG
- a CDS encoding thymidylate synthase translates to MQEYHRLLHKVLEHGSFREDRTGVGAYSVFGEQSRYDLSQGFPCLTTKKLHLRSIIHELLWFLKGDTNVAYLRENKVTIWDEWADEEGNLGPVYGEQWRRWRGADGKEHDQIAEVVERIKRDPHSRRHIVSAWNVSRIGEMALPPCHLLFQFFVDRGRLSCQLYQRSADLFLGVPFNIASYALLTMMMAQVCDLQPGEFVHTFGDLHLYANHLEQAKLQLTREPKALPVMRINPGVKDIDGFTFEDFTLEDYDPWPGIKAPIAV, encoded by the coding sequence ATGCAGGAGTATCATCGATTGTTGCACAAGGTGCTGGAGCACGGGAGTTTCCGCGAAGACCGGACGGGGGTGGGTGCCTACTCGGTGTTTGGTGAGCAGTCGCGATATGATTTGAGCCAGGGGTTTCCGTGTCTGACGACCAAAAAACTGCATCTGCGGTCGATCATTCATGAGCTGTTGTGGTTCTTGAAGGGCGATACCAATGTGGCGTATCTGCGGGAGAACAAGGTGACGATTTGGGATGAATGGGCGGACGAGGAGGGCAATCTGGGACCGGTTTATGGGGAACAGTGGCGGCGCTGGCGCGGGGCGGATGGCAAGGAGCATGATCAGATCGCGGAGGTGGTGGAACGGATCAAGCGGGACCCGCATTCGCGTCGGCATATCGTGAGTGCCTGGAACGTGTCGCGCATCGGGGAGATGGCGCTGCCGCCATGCCATCTCTTGTTTCAATTTTTTGTCGATCGCGGACGGTTGAGTTGTCAGCTTTATCAACGCAGCGCGGATCTGTTTTTGGGGGTGCCGTTCAACATCGCGAGTTATGCGTTGTTGACGATGATGATGGCGCAGGTATGCGACTTGCAGCCCGGTGAGTTTGTCCACACGTTTGGGGATTTGCACCTTTATGCGAACCATTTGGAGCAGGCGAAATTGCAGCTGACCCGGGAGCCCAAGGCTTTGCCGGTGATGCGTATCAATCCCGGGGTGAAGGACATTGATGGGTTCACGTTTGAAGACTTCACGCTGGAGGATTATGATCCGTGGCCGGGCATCAAGGCTCCGATTGCGGTGTGA